In Deinococcus arcticus, a genomic segment contains:
- the pstA gene encoding phosphate ABC transporter permease PstA yields the protein MSAATPPAAGRHGLSPARRARNLLMGGLILLSTLLVVAPLILIFLYLLREGFGAMFNLDFARAREGLGAVFSGANLDFFTKTPAPEGETGGGLANAILGSIQMLAMASVIGVLVGVAGGIFLAEYPRHPLMPTIRMVSDVLAGIPAIVMGLVAYGLIVLQFGFSGLAGAVALGFLMIPIVVRTTEEVLKLVPQTVREAGLALGLPKWLVTLRIVLPAAAGGIVTGVMLALARVAGEAAPLLFTAFGNSAINLDPTKPMSALPLEIYRGATSAYDENQRLAKAGALLLIILIFVTSLLARRASRRK from the coding sequence ATGAGCGCCGCCACCCCCCCGGCCGCCGGGCGCCACGGCCTGAGTCCGGCCCGCCGCGCGCGTAACCTGCTGATGGGCGGCCTGATTCTGCTGTCCACCCTGCTGGTGGTCGCGCCCCTGATCCTGATTTTCCTGTATCTGCTGCGCGAGGGCTTTGGGGCCATGTTCAACCTGGACTTCGCGCGGGCCCGGGAAGGGCTGGGCGCGGTGTTCAGCGGCGCCAACCTGGATTTCTTCACCAAGACCCCGGCCCCCGAGGGCGAGACGGGCGGCGGCCTGGCCAACGCCATTCTGGGCAGCATTCAGATGCTGGCGATGGCCAGTGTGATTGGTGTGCTGGTGGGGGTAGCTGGCGGCATCTTCCTGGCCGAATACCCCCGCCACCCGCTGATGCCCACCATTCGCATGGTGAGTGACGTGCTGGCCGGTATTCCCGCCATCGTGATGGGTCTGGTGGCTTACGGCCTGATCGTGCTGCAGTTCGGCTTCTCGGGGCTGGCGGGCGCCGTGGCCCTGGGCTTTCTGATGATTCCCATCGTGGTGCGCACCACCGAGGAAGTGCTGAAACTGGTGCCGCAGACCGTGCGCGAGGCCGGGCTGGCGCTGGGGTTGCCCAAGTGGCTGGTCACCCTGCGCATTGTGCTGCCGGCCGCTGCCGGCGGCATCGTGACCGGCGTGATGCTGGCGCTGGCCCGCGTGGCCGGCGAGGCGGCGCCGCTGCTGTTCACGGCCTTTGGCAACAGTGCCATTAACCTGGATCCCACCAAGCCCATGAGCGCGCTGCCCCTGGAAATCTACCGGGGGGCCACCAGCGCCTACGACGAGAACCAGCGCCTCGCCAAGGCGGGCGCGCTGCTGCTGATCATCCTGATTTTTGTGACCAGCCTGCTGGCGCGCCGCGCCAGCCGCCGCAAGTGA
- the pstC gene encoding phosphate ABC transporter permease subunit PstC, with protein MSEPTQTRPPRPAALSSASDRLFQGLILLLASVIVLVFVLSIFQLGRESWPALSRFGLGFFTERTWNPVEGVFGAAAMIAGTLVTSLVALAISVPLAVASALFVAEYAPKWLANPVGYLIELLAAVPSVVYGLWALFVIAPMLGQWQLTFFNPETHPERVELYTKCAALWAENQTTLQCFFVPSAGGGRGLALAIIILTVMILPYTASVARDVIRLVPQDQREAMYALGATKWEVISRAILPYARAGILGGVILALGRALGETLAVAMVIGDSQDILKSLWGNASTMASVIANQFGDAQEALHRSSVVTLGLTLFVLSVAVNFVARVIIARLTPKGIQ; from the coding sequence ATGAGCGAACCCACCCAGACCCGTCCCCCACGCCCCGCTGCCCTGAGCAGCGCGTCAGACCGCCTGTTCCAGGGCCTGATTCTGCTGCTGGCCAGCGTGATTGTGCTGGTCTTTGTGCTGAGCATCTTTCAGCTGGGGCGCGAATCGTGGCCGGCCCTGTCGCGCTTTGGCCTGGGCTTTTTCACCGAACGCACCTGGAACCCGGTTGAAGGCGTGTTTGGCGCCGCCGCCATGATCGCCGGTACCCTGGTCACCAGCCTGGTCGCGCTGGCCATCAGCGTGCCGCTGGCGGTGGCCAGCGCGCTGTTTGTGGCGGAGTACGCGCCCAAGTGGCTGGCCAACCCGGTGGGCTACCTGATTGAGCTGCTGGCAGCGGTGCCCAGCGTGGTGTACGGCCTGTGGGCGCTGTTCGTGATTGCGCCCATGCTGGGCCAGTGGCAGCTGACCTTCTTCAATCCCGAAACCCACCCCGAGCGCGTGGAGCTGTACACCAAATGCGCCGCGCTGTGGGCCGAGAACCAGACCACCCTGCAGTGCTTTTTCGTGCCCAGTGCGGGCGGCGGGCGCGGGCTGGCGCTGGCCATCATCATCCTGACGGTCATGATTCTGCCCTACACCGCCTCGGTGGCGCGCGACGTGATCCGGCTGGTGCCCCAGGACCAGCGCGAGGCCATGTACGCCCTGGGCGCCACCAAGTGGGAAGTGATTTCCCGCGCCATCCTGCCGTACGCCCGTGCGGGCATTCTGGGCGGCGTGATTCTGGCGCTGGGCCGCGCCCTGGGTGAAACGCTGGCGGTGGCCATGGTGATTGGCGACAGCCAGGACATCCTCAAGAGCCTGTGGGGCAACGCCAGCACCATGGCCTCGGTGATTGCCAACCAGTTTGGTGACGCGCAGGAAGCCCTGCACCGTTCCAGCGTGGTGACCCTGGGCCTGACCCTGTTTGTGCTGAGCGTGGCCGTGAACTTCGTGGCCCGCGTGATTATTGCCCGCCTGACGCCCAAGGGAATTCAGTGA
- the pstS gene encoding phosphate ABC transporter substrate-binding protein PstS yields the protein MKKMFALVVALAVTTAAAQSTVTGAGASFPFPLYSKMFAEYKKDKGVTVNYQSVGSGAGQKQILERTVDFAGSDNPMSDEAMKDAPGKLLHIPTAIGAVVPAYNLPGVTTPLKFTGKVLADIYLGKIRTWNDKAIAALNPGVTIPPLPITVARRSDGSGTTFVFSDYLAKVSSEWKSKVGVGNSLQWPVGTGARGNDGVAGVVKSTPGAIGYVELVYAKQNKLPFGSVQNRAGKFVLADNGPAAAAALGVVIPADTRVSLTNSANADAYPIASFTYVIFYQEQKYAGRTQAQAKALKDLLSWMVTTGQGYNEALDYAKLPASASNKAKSILNKMTFDGKKL from the coding sequence ATGAAGAAGATGTTTGCTCTGGTTGTTGCCCTCGCCGTCACCACGGCCGCCGCACAGTCCACTGTGACCGGCGCAGGCGCGAGCTTTCCCTTCCCGCTGTACAGCAAGATGTTCGCCGAATACAAGAAAGACAAGGGCGTCACCGTCAACTACCAGTCGGTGGGCAGCGGCGCCGGCCAGAAGCAGATTCTGGAGCGCACCGTGGACTTTGCCGGCAGCGACAACCCCATGAGCGACGAGGCCATGAAAGACGCCCCCGGCAAGCTGCTGCATATTCCCACGGCCATCGGCGCCGTGGTGCCCGCCTACAACCTGCCCGGCGTCACCACGCCGCTGAAGTTCACCGGCAAGGTGCTGGCCGACATCTACCTGGGCAAGATCCGCACCTGGAACGACAAGGCGATTGCCGCCCTGAACCCCGGCGTGACCATTCCCCCGCTGCCCATCACGGTGGCCCGCCGCAGTGACGGCTCGGGCACCACCTTCGTGTTCTCAGACTACCTGGCCAAGGTCAGCAGTGAGTGGAAGAGCAAGGTGGGCGTGGGCAACTCGCTGCAGTGGCCTGTGGGCACCGGCGCGCGCGGCAACGACGGCGTGGCGGGCGTGGTCAAGAGCACCCCCGGCGCCATTGGCTACGTGGAACTGGTGTACGCCAAGCAGAACAAACTGCCCTTTGGCAGCGTGCAGAACCGCGCCGGCAAGTTCGTGCTGGCCGACAACGGCCCCGCCGCCGCCGCCGCCCTGGGCGTGGTGATTCCCGCCGACACCCGCGTGAGCCTGACCAACAGCGCCAACGCCGACGCCTACCCGATTGCCAGCTTCACCTACGTGATTTTCTACCAGGAGCAGAAGTACGCCGGGCGTACCCAGGCCCAGGCCAAGGCCCTGAAGGACCTGCTGAGCTGGATGGTCACCACCGGTCAGGGCTACAACGAGGCGCTGGACTACGCCAAGCTGCCGGCCAGCGCCTCGAACAAGGCCAAGAGCATCCTGAACAAGATGACCTTCGACGGGAAGAAGCTCTAA